A portion of the Chiroxiphia lanceolata isolate bChiLan1 chromosome 10, bChiLan1.pri, whole genome shotgun sequence genome contains these proteins:
- the FARSB gene encoding phenylalanine--tRNA ligase beta subunit, with protein sequence MPTVSVKRELLFQALGRTYTDEEFDELCFEFGLELDEITSEKDIISKEKGEEKAKGASDVVLYKIDVPANRYDLLCLEGLVRGLQVFKERINVPRYEKIIPAEGEGQKLIITEQTVQIRPHAVAAVLRNITFTKERYESFIDLQEKLHQNICRKRALVAIGTHDLDTISGPFTFTAKPPSEIKFKPLNQSQEYTASQIMDLYRNDSHLRHYLPLIENKPRYPVIYDSSGVVLSMPPIINGDHTKIRLNTRNVFIECTGTDITKAKIVLDIIVTMFSEYCEKPFTVEAAEVVYPNGKTHIYPELAYRKEKVKPEVINKKIGISETPSSLAKLLTRMCLKSHVIGNGNHLEVEIPPTRADIIHACDIIEDAAIAYGYNNIQMVIPKTYTIANQLPLNKLSELLRLDLAAAGFTEALTFALCSQEDIADKLGMDISATNAVRIANPKTAEFQVARTTLLPGLLKTIAANRKMPLPLKLFEISDIVVKDPNTDVGARNYRHLCAIYYNKSPGFEIIHGLLDRIMQVLEVPPNEENGYTIKATEGSAFFPGRCAEVFAKGQSIGKLGVLHPDVITKFELTMPCSALEINIEPFV encoded by the exons ATGCCGACCGTGAGCGTGAAGCGCGAGCTGCTGTTCCAGGCGCTGGGCAGGACCTACA CGGATGAAGAATTTGATGAGCTTTGCTTTGAGTTTGGTTTGGAGCTCGATGAAATT aCATCTGAGAAAGACATtataagtaaagaaaaaggCGAAGAAAAGGCAAAGGGTGCCTCTGATGTTGTTCTCTACAAAATTGATGTTCCTGCCAACCGTTATGATCTCCTTTGCCTGGAAGGGCTGGTCCGAGGACTGCAGGTCTTTAAAGAAAG GATAAATGTCCCTAGATATGAAAAGATAATACCAGCTGAGGGTGAAGGTCAGAAGCTGATTATCACTGAACAG ACTGTCCAAATCCGTCCTCACGCTGTAGCTGCCGTCCTCCGTAATATAACTTTTACCAAGGAACGTTATGAGAGTTTCATTGACCTCCAGGAAAAGCTACACCAAAATATTTGCAG gaAAAGAGCATTAGTAGCAATAGGTACCCATGACTTGGACACCATCTCTGGTCCATTTACTTTTACAGCCAAACCaccttcagaaattaaattcaagCCCTTGAATCAGTCTCAGGAGTACACAGCCTCACAAATTATGGATCTGTATAGG AATGACAGCCACCTTCGGCACTATTTGCCCCTAATTGAGAACAAGCCACGTTATCCTGTCATTTACGACAGCAGCGGTGTCGTTCTGTCCATGCCACCCATCATCAATG GAGATCATACAAAAATAAGACTGAACAccagaaatgtgtttattgAATGTACAGGCACAGATATTACAAAG GCAAAAATTGTTCTTGATATTATAGTCACGATGTTTAGTGAATATTGTGAGAAGCCATTCAC TGTTGAAGCAGCAGAAGTGGTTTATCCCAATGGGAAGACCCACATCTATCCG gAACTGGCTTATCGAAAAGAGAAGGTGAAACCTGAAGTCATTAACAAGAAAATAGGAATCAG TGAAACTCCATCAAGCCTTGCAAAGCTGCTGACCAGGATGTGTTTGAAGTCGCACGTCATAGGGAATGGGAACCATCTAGAGGTTGAAATCCCTCCTACCAGGGCAGACATTATCCATGCATGTGATATCATAGAAGATGCAGCAATAGCTTATGGTTATAACAACATTCAGATGGTTATTCCGAAAACGTACACCATAGCTAATCAA ctCCCTCTGAATAAGCTCTCAGAACTTCTGAGACTGGACCTGGCAGCTGCTGGATTCACTGAAGCACTCACTTTTGCCCTG TGTTCTCAAGAAGATATAGCAGATAAACTTGGCATGGATATATCTGCAACAAATGCCGTGCGCATAGCGAACCCCAAAACCGCGGAATTTCAG GTGGCACGTACAACCCTCCTTCCTGGGCTGCTGAAAACTATTGCTGCCAACAGAAAGATGCCATTGCCTCTGAAACTCTTTGAGATTTCTGACATTGTAGTAAAAGATCCTAATACAG ATGTCGGTGCAAGAAACTACAGACATTTATGTGCCATTTACTACAACAAAAGCCCGGGCTTTGAGATCATCCATGGTTTGCTGGACAGGATCATGCAGGTTCTGGAAGTACCACCAAATGAAGAGAATGGCTACACAATCAAGGCAACTGAAG